From the Oleiharenicola lentus genome, one window contains:
- the uraH gene encoding hydroxyisourate hydrolase yields the protein MPGKLTTHVLDLTNGRPAAGMRIELWNLDGKPHQLKAVVTNLDGRTDEPLLASVGMTVGTYELLFFVKDYFVTHHKDSPFLDRVPIRFAIADAKATYHIPLLVTPWAYQTYRGS from the coding sequence ATGCCCGGCAAACTTACCACCCACGTCCTCGATCTCACCAACGGCCGGCCCGCCGCCGGCATGCGCATCGAACTCTGGAACCTCGACGGCAAGCCGCACCAGCTGAAGGCCGTCGTCACCAACCTCGACGGCCGCACCGACGAACCCCTGCTCGCCTCCGTCGGCATGACGGTCGGGACCTACGAGCTGCTCTTCTTCGTGAAGGACTACTTCGTGACGCACCACAAGGACAGCCCCTTCCTCGACCGCGTACCCATCCGCTTCGCCATCGCCGACGCCAAGGCCACCTACCACATCCCCCTCCTCGTCACCCCCTGGGCCTACCAGACCTACCGCGGAAGCTGA
- the allE gene encoding (S)-ureidoglycine aminohydrolase — MPELFGHTRAHVGPRHALLTPHNHVASAVPGISGATSVILINEAMGAKFAQLQVTFQAEGRAGQPAGPSQTFGYVMEGGGTLAVGKLKAKVNAGWYFYAPAGQTWSLTGVKPGTQVTLFQKKYVPLPGTAAPAPIIADADKVKGTPFLGDPAANLQVLLPDDPAFDMAVNVFAYQPGGHLPFVEVHVMEHGLLMLGGQGVYRLEDSWYPVEKGDVIWMGPYCPQWFVAMGKTPASYLYYKDVNRAAL; from the coding sequence ATGCCCGAACTCTTTGGCCACACCCGCGCCCACGTCGGTCCCCGGCACGCGCTCCTCACGCCGCACAACCACGTCGCCAGCGCCGTCCCGGGCATCTCGGGCGCGACCTCCGTCATCCTGATCAATGAGGCTATGGGCGCGAAGTTCGCCCAGCTGCAGGTGACCTTCCAGGCCGAGGGCCGCGCCGGCCAGCCTGCGGGGCCGTCGCAGACCTTCGGCTACGTCATGGAAGGCGGCGGCACGCTCGCCGTCGGCAAGCTCAAGGCCAAGGTCAACGCGGGCTGGTATTTCTACGCCCCGGCCGGCCAGACCTGGAGCCTCACCGGCGTGAAGCCCGGCACGCAGGTCACGCTGTTCCAGAAAAAATACGTCCCGCTCCCCGGCACCGCCGCGCCCGCGCCGATCATCGCCGACGCCGACAAGGTCAAGGGCACGCCCTTCCTCGGCGACCCGGCGGCCAACCTGCAGGTGCTGCTGCCCGACGATCCGGCCTTTGACATGGCCGTGAACGTCTTCGCCTACCAGCCCGGCGGCCATCTGCCCTTCGTCGAGGTCCACGTCATGGAGCACGGCCTGCTGATGCTCGGCGGCCAGGGCGTCTATCGCCTCGAGGACTCCTGGTATCCCGTCGAGAAGGGCGACGTGATCTGGATGGGCCCGTATTGCCCGCAATGGTTTGTCGCGATGGGCAAGACTCCTGCTAGCTACCTTTACTACAAAGACGTCAACCGGGCTGCCCTGTAA
- the aceB gene encoding malate synthase A, translated as MSSHPTIGGLEIRGPMNPGYAEILTPEACAFVAGLQEKFGPRRRELLAKRVERQAAIDAGHLPDFLPETASIRGGDWKVAPIPPDLLDRRTEITGPVDRKMAINALNSGAQCWMADFEDANSPTWENCLDGQINMRDAARLTIAYTSPEGKSYALKDKIAVIIARPRGWHMEEKHVLFQGQRLSASLFDWGLHFFHCAKALIARGSGPYYYLPKLESHLEARLWNDVFIHAQAALGLPHGTIRCTMLIETITGAFEAEEILYELREHASGLNCGRWDYMFSMVKKLRNRPGYMFPDRTLITMDVPFLKAYVTHVINVCHRHGAYAMGGMAAQIPIRHDPAANEAALAKVRADKTREVKAGHDGTWVAHPGLVKTALDAFGEHMKGPNQLHVIHPTKVTAADLLAPLHGPITEQGVRWNLHVGVRYLEAWLGGSGAEPIHHLMEDLATSEISRSQLWQWLKFGAKLADGRPVTAELYDQLLPLELAAIRSEYGDERYNSGHFKEAVELFMRMSKSPTFDEFLSLPAYELLP; from the coding sequence ATGAGTTCCCATCCCACGATCGGCGGCCTGGAGATCCGCGGGCCGATGAACCCCGGTTACGCCGAGATCCTCACGCCCGAAGCCTGCGCCTTCGTCGCCGGCCTGCAGGAAAAATTCGGCCCGCGCCGCCGCGAGTTGCTCGCGAAGCGCGTCGAGCGCCAGGCCGCCATCGACGCCGGTCATCTGCCCGACTTCCTCCCCGAGACCGCCTCCATTCGCGGCGGCGACTGGAAAGTTGCCCCCATCCCGCCCGACCTGCTCGACCGCCGCACCGAGATCACCGGCCCGGTGGACCGCAAGATGGCCATCAACGCCCTCAACTCCGGCGCGCAATGCTGGATGGCCGACTTCGAGGACGCCAATTCCCCGACTTGGGAAAACTGCCTCGACGGCCAGATCAACATGCGCGACGCCGCGCGCCTGACCATCGCCTACACCTCGCCGGAGGGGAAATCCTACGCCCTCAAGGACAAGATCGCCGTCATCATCGCCCGCCCCCGCGGCTGGCACATGGAGGAAAAGCACGTGCTCTTCCAAGGCCAGCGCCTCTCCGCCTCGCTCTTCGACTGGGGCCTGCACTTCTTCCATTGTGCCAAGGCCCTGATCGCCCGCGGCAGCGGCCCGTATTACTACCTGCCCAAGCTGGAGAGCCACCTCGAGGCCCGCCTCTGGAACGACGTGTTCATCCACGCGCAGGCCGCCCTCGGCCTCCCGCACGGCACCATCCGCTGCACGATGCTCATCGAGACCATCACCGGCGCCTTCGAGGCCGAGGAAATTCTCTACGAGCTGCGCGAGCACGCCTCCGGTCTCAACTGCGGCCGGTGGGACTACATGTTCAGCATGGTGAAAAAGCTGCGCAACCGCCCGGGGTATATGTTCCCCGACCGCACGCTCATCACCATGGACGTGCCCTTCCTCAAGGCCTACGTCACCCACGTCATCAACGTCTGCCACCGCCACGGCGCCTACGCCATGGGCGGCATGGCCGCGCAGATTCCCATCCGCCACGACCCCGCCGCCAACGAAGCCGCCCTCGCCAAGGTGCGCGCCGACAAGACCCGCGAGGTGAAGGCCGGCCACGACGGCACCTGGGTCGCCCACCCTGGCCTCGTAAAGACCGCCCTCGACGCCTTCGGCGAGCACATGAAGGGCCCGAACCAGCTCCACGTCATCCACCCGACCAAGGTCACCGCCGCCGATCTCCTCGCCCCGCTTCACGGCCCGATTACCGAACAGGGCGTGCGCTGGAACCTCCACGTCGGCGTCCGCTACCTCGAGGCCTGGCTGGGCGGCTCCGGCGCCGAGCCCATCCACCACCTCATGGAGGATCTCGCGACCTCGGAGATCTCCCGCTCGCAGCTCTGGCAGTGGCTGAAGTTCGGCGCCAAGCTCGCCGACGGCCGCCCCGTCACCGCCGAGCTCTACGACCAGCTGCTCCCGCTCGAACTCGCTGCCATCCGCTCCGAATACGGTGACGAGCGCTACAACTCCGGTCACTTCAAGGAAGCCGTCGAACTCTTCATGCGCATGTCGAAGAGCCCCACCTTCGACGAATTCCTTTCCCTCCCCGCCTACGAACTGCTGCCGTGA
- a CDS encoding allantoate amidohydrolase yields the protein MSRAAKRLAALLEELGAITDEPGRLTRTFLSPGMKRANALVGGWMKDAGLKVRVDTVGNLIGRLEPQSRNPRPKTLLLGSHLDTVRDAGRFDGPLGVLLPIVALAELKRRAVQLPFAVEVLGFSEEEGVRFASAYLGSEGYCGRLKPATLQLCDADGISVGDALKQFNGGKFTLPKPAHSRRDLLGYVEVHIEQGPVLEERNLAVGVVSAIAGQSRFKLTWTGKAGHAGTTPMALRRDALAAAAEFTLGIEAIAQRTRGLVATVGSLTVAPGAANVIPGQVVHTLDVRHADDRVRRQALLAIGRLATQIAARRRVTRTWQRTQENAATPCSPALTARLERSVQAVQGKSLSLVSGAGHDGVVMASLSPIAMLFVRCREGLSHHPDEYASPKDLGVALQVMIDFLQRLATDYTDQNS from the coding sequence ATGAGCCGCGCCGCCAAGCGACTTGCCGCGCTGCTGGAGGAATTGGGAGCCATCACGGACGAACCCGGCCGCCTGACTCGCACCTTCTTGTCCCCCGGCATGAAGCGCGCCAATGCGCTTGTCGGCGGTTGGATGAAGGACGCCGGTCTGAAGGTCCGCGTGGACACCGTCGGCAACCTCATCGGGCGGCTGGAGCCCCAGAGCCGAAATCCCAGACCCAAGACCCTCCTCCTCGGTTCTCATTTGGACACCGTGCGCGACGCCGGGCGCTTCGATGGACCGCTCGGGGTTCTCCTGCCCATCGTGGCGCTCGCCGAGCTGAAGCGCCGCGCCGTGCAGCTGCCCTTCGCCGTCGAGGTGCTCGGTTTCTCCGAGGAGGAAGGCGTCCGCTTCGCCAGCGCCTACCTCGGCAGCGAGGGCTACTGCGGTCGGCTGAAACCGGCGACGCTCCAGCTGTGCGATGCCGACGGCATCTCGGTCGGCGATGCCCTGAAGCAATTTAACGGCGGCAAATTCACCCTGCCCAAACCCGCGCACTCGCGCCGCGACCTGCTTGGCTACGTCGAGGTCCACATCGAGCAGGGTCCGGTGCTGGAAGAGCGCAACCTCGCCGTCGGCGTGGTCTCGGCCATCGCGGGACAAAGCCGCTTCAAGCTCACCTGGACCGGCAAGGCCGGGCACGCCGGCACGACCCCGATGGCGCTGCGCCGCGACGCGCTCGCCGCTGCCGCCGAGTTCACGCTCGGGATCGAAGCCATTGCCCAGCGTACGCGCGGACTCGTCGCGACGGTCGGGTCGCTTACTGTTGCGCCCGGAGCCGCCAACGTGATTCCCGGCCAGGTTGTCCACACGCTCGACGTCCGCCACGCCGACGACCGCGTCCGCCGGCAGGCCCTCCTGGCCATCGGCCGGCTCGCCACGCAGATCGCCGCCCGGCGCCGCGTCACCCGCACCTGGCAGCGCACGCAGGAAAACGCCGCCACGCCCTGCTCCCCCGCCCTGACCGCCCGGCTGGAACGCAGCGTGCAGGCCGTGCAGGGCAAGTCGCTCAGCCTCGTCAGTGGCGCCGGTCACGACGGCGTCGTGATGGCCTCGCTCAGCCCCATCGCCATGCTTTTCGTGCGCTGCCGCGAAGGCTTGAGCCACCACCCCGACGAATACGCCTCGCCCAAAGACCTCGGCGTCGCGTTGCAGGTGATGATCGATTTCCTGCAACGGCTGGCCACGGATTATACGGATCAGAATAGTTAA
- a CDS encoding adenosine deaminase family protein, with amino-acid sequence MRVLLLSFCLVASALAAPFSARFDEIKRTATPAQLYTFLYALPKGGDLHNHLGGSALPEWWFAVATDPARNGGDTFYTRTRFHATPATGVTLILYHTVRQHGYDALSAELKADYTRLDRLTPEQKQGWLDSLRLDRTGEGRDEFFEWIWPRLGQLGSNLPVMGEILVEIIKAYGAEGMRYLETQQGAMGFVDNAGRAIPPEAVAAYFRQRLAQPDAVASGVTVRLQSTVLRFAPRAEERLEELYRFVDAHRDLWVGLNMAGIEENNKGHPARFLAKYRELRRTIPTLPLSIHGGEMDWHDSHVRDTLLLGASRIGHGLNLIRDADTLLLLQQTRRVLIEINLISNQLLEYTPDLASHPFPEYLRTGIPVCLNTDDRGMWDSNLTDEYYTAVTAFNLSWDELVQLGRNSLAFSFAQPDVKVKLLADYEAAVTAFEKKFAAGDLAPALAGIKPVAYGYAKRKWGFEF; translated from the coding sequence ATGAGAGTCCTGCTTTTGTCGTTCTGTCTTGTCGCATCAGCCTTGGCCGCGCCCTTCTCCGCCCGCTTCGACGAGATCAAGCGCACCGCCACACCGGCCCAGCTCTACACCTTTCTCTACGCGCTGCCCAAGGGCGGCGACCTGCACAACCACCTCGGCGGCTCCGCACTGCCCGAATGGTGGTTCGCCGTGGCGACCGATCCCGCGCGCAACGGCGGCGACACCTTCTACACGCGCACGCGATTCCACGCCACGCCCGCCACCGGCGTGACGCTTATCCTCTACCACACCGTCCGCCAGCATGGCTACGACGCGCTCAGCGCCGAACTCAAGGCCGACTACACGCGCCTTGACCGGCTCACCCCGGAGCAAAAGCAGGGCTGGCTCGACTCGCTGCGCCTTGACCGAACTGGCGAGGGTCGTGACGAATTCTTCGAATGGATCTGGCCGCGTCTCGGCCAGCTGGGTTCCAACCTACCCGTAATGGGCGAAATCCTCGTCGAGATCATCAAGGCCTACGGCGCCGAGGGCATGCGCTACCTCGAGACCCAGCAGGGCGCAATGGGCTTCGTGGACAACGCCGGCCGCGCCATCCCGCCCGAAGCCGTCGCCGCCTACTTCCGCCAGCGCCTCGCGCAACCCGACGCCGTCGCCAGCGGCGTGACCGTGCGCCTGCAGTCCACCGTGCTGCGGTTCGCGCCGCGGGCCGAGGAACGCCTGGAGGAACTCTACCGCTTCGTGGACGCCCACCGCGACCTCTGGGTCGGCCTCAACATGGCCGGCATCGAGGAGAACAACAAGGGCCACCCCGCCCGCTTCCTCGCCAAATACCGCGAGCTCCGCCGCACCATCCCGACGCTCCCGCTCTCCATCCACGGCGGCGAGATGGACTGGCACGACTCGCACGTGCGCGACACCCTGCTGCTCGGCGCCTCGCGCATCGGCCACGGTCTGAATCTCATCCGCGACGCCGACACCCTGCTCCTGCTGCAGCAGACCCGCCGCGTGCTGATCGAGATCAACCTCATCTCCAACCAGCTGCTCGAATACACGCCCGACCTCGCGTCGCACCCCTTCCCGGAATACCTCCGCACCGGCATCCCGGTCTGCCTCAACACCGACGACCGCGGCATGTGGGACTCCAACCTGACCGACGAATACTACACGGCCGTCACCGCGTTCAACCTGTCCTGGGACGAACTTGTGCAGCTCGGCCGCAACTCCCTCGCCTTTTCGTTCGCCCAGCCCGACGTGAAGGTGAAGCTCCTCGCTGACTACGAGGCCGCCGTCACTGCCTTCGAAAAGAAATTCGCCGCCGGCGACCTCGCTCCCGCCCTCGCCGGCATCAAGCCCGTCGCCTACGGCTACGCGAAGCGCAAGTGGGGGTTTGAGTTCTGA
- a CDS encoding nucleoside deaminase → MSHDNFMREAIRLADEGMQGGRGGPFGCVVVRQGQVVGRGQNRVTSTNDPTAHAEVTAIRDACTNLKTFQLTDCELYTSCEPCPMCLSAIYWARIPTVFYGNTRQDAADIGFDDDFIYQQVPLAPEKRAIRMSPLLRAEALASFKGWATKTDKVRY, encoded by the coding sequence ATGAGCCACGACAATTTCATGCGCGAAGCCATCCGGCTGGCCGACGAGGGCATGCAGGGCGGGCGGGGCGGCCCGTTTGGCTGCGTCGTTGTGCGGCAGGGCCAGGTCGTCGGTCGCGGGCAGAACCGCGTCACTTCCACCAACGACCCGACCGCCCACGCCGAGGTCACCGCCATCCGTGACGCCTGCACCAACCTGAAGACTTTCCAGCTCACCGACTGCGAGCTCTACACGAGCTGCGAGCCGTGCCCGATGTGTCTGTCGGCGATCTACTGGGCGCGCATCCCGACGGTGTTCTACGGCAACACGCGACAGGATGCGGCCGACATCGGCTTCGACGACGATTTCATCTACCAGCAGGTGCCGCTCGCGCCGGAGAAACGTGCGATCCGGATGAGCCCCCTGCTGCGCGCCGAGGCGCTGGCCAGCTTCAAGGGCTGGGCCACAAAGACCGACAAGGTCCGCTACTGA
- a CDS encoding urate hydroxylase PuuD has translation MDTAYLLDFLSMLVRWLHVIAGIAWIGSSFYFIWLDNSLDAPAPGSDAAKKGVGGELWAVHGGGFYNPQKYLVAPAALPEKLHWFKWEAYTTWLSGTALLVLVYWLKAGAMMVDGNVRELTALQAVGLGAASMVGSWIIYDLLCKSPLGKREGLLGLVIFGLITALAYGLAQAFGGRAAFIHVGSAIGTIMAANVFFVIIPGQKRMVTAMKAGQAPNPEDGKRAKQRSVHNNYFTLPVIFIMVSNHYGATYAHPHNWAVLALIMAAGVSIRHFFNRKHKGVYAWQYPAIGAVLLGVVAWWTAPRVQTLPPVEGEVTFNRVRAIVGQHCVACHSPAPTFPGITVPQAGVLLHTPGDLVQNAPRVYQQVVVTRLMPLGNVTNMTDQERAVIAAWVKAGAKME, from the coding sequence ATGGACACCGCCTACCTGCTGGACTTTCTGAGCATGCTGGTGCGCTGGCTGCACGTCATCGCCGGCATCGCGTGGATCGGCTCGTCGTTCTATTTCATCTGGCTCGACAACAGCCTCGACGCGCCAGCGCCGGGATCCGACGCTGCAAAGAAAGGCGTGGGCGGCGAACTCTGGGCCGTCCACGGCGGCGGTTTCTACAACCCGCAGAAATACCTCGTCGCCCCCGCCGCCCTGCCGGAGAAGCTGCATTGGTTCAAGTGGGAGGCCTACACGACGTGGCTCTCGGGCACGGCGCTGCTCGTGCTGGTTTACTGGCTGAAAGCCGGCGCGATGATGGTGGACGGCAACGTCCGCGAACTCACCGCGCTGCAGGCCGTGGGCCTCGGCGCCGCCAGCATGGTCGGCTCGTGGATCATCTACGACCTGCTCTGCAAGTCTCCGCTCGGCAAACGCGAGGGCCTGCTCGGGTTGGTGATCTTCGGCCTGATCACCGCGCTGGCCTACGGGCTGGCGCAGGCCTTCGGTGGGCGCGCGGCGTTCATCCACGTCGGCAGCGCCATCGGCACGATCATGGCGGCGAACGTGTTCTTCGTCATCATCCCCGGCCAGAAGCGCATGGTGACGGCGATGAAGGCCGGCCAGGCGCCCAACCCGGAGGACGGCAAGCGCGCCAAGCAGCGCAGCGTGCACAACAACTATTTCACGCTGCCGGTGATCTTCATCATGGTGAGCAACCATTACGGCGCGACCTACGCCCATCCGCACAACTGGGCGGTGCTCGCGCTCATCATGGCGGCCGGCGTGAGCATCCGGCATTTCTTCAACCGCAAGCACAAGGGCGTCTATGCGTGGCAATATCCGGCGATTGGGGCCGTGCTGCTCGGCGTCGTGGCGTGGTGGACCGCCCCGCGCGTGCAAACCCTGCCGCCGGTCGAGGGCGAGGTGACCTTCAACCGCGTCCGTGCCATCGTCGGCCAGCACTGCGTGGCCTGCCACTCGCCGGCGCCGACCTTCCCCGGCATCACGGTGCCTCAGGCCGGCGTGTTGCTGCACACGCCCGGCGACCTGGTGCAAAACGCCCCGCGCGTCTATCAGCAGGTGGTGGTTACGCGCCTGATGCCTCTCGGCAACGTCACGAACATGACCGACCAGGAACGCGCGGTCATCGCCGCGTGGGTGAAGGCCGGGGCGAAGATGGAGTAG
- the uraD gene encoding 2-oxo-4-hydroxy-4-carboxy-5-ureidoimidazoline decarboxylase, with amino-acid sequence MTLQNLNTSTRAAFVAALGHLFEHSPWVAEETWHKRPFADADALHAALCATMRGASRERQLALIRAHPDLAGRLAQQKKLTVESTREQASAGLDQLTDAELAAFTAHNDTYKAKFGFPFIICARLNAKAAILDAMNTRVNHAPDLEFATALGEIEKIARLRLMDVLGTTNPH; translated from the coding sequence GTGACGCTCCAAAATCTTAACACGTCCACGCGCGCGGCCTTTGTCGCCGCTCTCGGCCACCTGTTCGAGCACTCGCCGTGGGTCGCCGAGGAAACCTGGCACAAGCGGCCGTTTGCCGACGCCGACGCCTTGCACGCCGCGCTCTGCGCGACCATGCGCGGCGCTTCGCGCGAGCGCCAGCTCGCCCTCATCCGCGCCCACCCCGACCTCGCCGGACGCCTTGCGCAGCAGAAGAAGCTCACGGTCGAATCCACCCGCGAGCAGGCCAGCGCCGGCCTCGACCAACTGACCGACGCCGAACTTGCCGCCTTCACCGCGCACAATGACACCTACAAGGCGAAGTTCGGCTTCCCCTTCATCATCTGCGCCCGCCTCAACGCCAAGGCGGCGATCCTCGACGCCATGAACACGCGCGTGAACCACGCGCCCGACCTCGAGTTCGCTACCGCCCTCGGCGAAATCGAAAAAATCGCCCGCCTCCGACTGATGGATGTGCTGGGCACCACTAATCCACACTAA
- the allB gene encoding allantoinase AllB: protein MPRKREIPAPAEPDTLDLIVRGGRIVTPEGVHDAELGILEGKIVRLAPEVTDRTHAELDAAGRYVFPGIIDAHVHFNEPGRTEWEGLAHGSLALAAGGGACFFDMPLNSEPPLLDAAGLRTKRALAEQQACTDFALWGGLVPGNLDKLAGLRDAGAIGLKAFMSNSGIESFPRVDAKSLHAGMKRAAKLGLLVAVHAEDDALASQFTNAQLAKKKTDAKAWLASRPVEVELAAIRQATEFAGETGCALHIVHVSSPEGIALIEEARAQRVDVTAETCSHYLLLTDKDVAKLGAPAKCAPPIRDEKRRLALWDDLRAGRIHTVGSDHSPSPPDLKTSPNFFEIWGGIGGVQHGFQLLMNACAATADKDFPRLAAVLARNVARRFRLDGRKGRLAEGLDADFCLVELGAPHKITAAELWTRHPISPYIGRTTRARVTHTYVRGRAIWSDGNVSPGSPKGQFLNPEI, encoded by the coding sequence ATGCCTCGTAAGCGCGAGATTCCCGCCCCTGCCGAACCCGACACGCTCGACCTGATCGTGCGCGGCGGCCGGATCGTGACGCCCGAGGGCGTGCACGACGCGGAACTCGGCATCCTTGAGGGCAAAATCGTGCGCCTCGCGCCCGAGGTCACCGACCGCACCCACGCCGAACTCGACGCGGCTGGCCGCTACGTCTTCCCCGGCATCATCGACGCCCACGTCCACTTCAACGAGCCCGGCCGCACCGAGTGGGAAGGCCTCGCCCATGGCTCCCTGGCCCTCGCGGCCGGCGGCGGCGCCTGCTTCTTCGACATGCCGCTCAACTCCGAGCCGCCCTTGCTCGACGCCGCCGGCCTCCGCACGAAGCGCGCGCTCGCCGAGCAGCAGGCCTGCACCGACTTCGCCCTCTGGGGCGGCCTCGTCCCCGGCAACCTCGACAAACTCGCCGGCCTGCGCGACGCCGGCGCGATCGGCCTGAAAGCCTTCATGTCCAACAGTGGCATCGAGAGCTTCCCGCGCGTGGACGCCAAGTCACTGCACGCGGGCATGAAGCGCGCCGCCAAGCTCGGCCTGCTCGTGGCCGTCCACGCCGAGGACGACGCCCTTGCCTCTCAATTCACGAACGCCCAGCTGGCGAAGAAGAAAACCGACGCCAAGGCCTGGCTCGCCTCGCGCCCGGTCGAGGTCGAACTCGCCGCCATCCGTCAGGCCACGGAGTTCGCCGGCGAGACCGGCTGCGCCCTGCACATCGTGCACGTCAGCAGCCCCGAGGGCATCGCGCTCATTGAGGAAGCCCGCGCGCAGCGGGTGGATGTGACCGCGGAGACCTGCTCCCACTACCTGCTGCTCACCGACAAGGACGTGGCCAAGCTCGGCGCCCCCGCCAAGTGCGCCCCGCCCATCCGCGACGAAAAGCGCCGCCTCGCGCTCTGGGACGACCTGCGCGCCGGCCGCATCCACACGGTCGGCTCCGACCACTCGCCCTCGCCACCGGACCTGAAGACTTCGCCGAACTTTTTTGAAATCTGGGGCGGCATCGGCGGCGTGCAGCACGGTTTTCAGCTGCTGATGAATGCCTGCGCCGCAACCGCCGACAAGGACTTCCCCCGGCTCGCCGCGGTGCTCGCGCGCAACGTCGCCCGCCGCTTCCGCCTCGACGGCCGCAAGGGCCGTTTGGCCGAGGGCCTCGACGCCGACTTCTGCCTCGTGGAGCTCGGCGCACCCCACAAGATCACCGCCGCCGAACTCTGGACTCGCCACCCGATCAGCCCCTATATCGGCCGGACCACCCGGGCGCGGGTGACCCACACCTACGTGCGCGGTCGAGCCATCTGGTCCGACGGCAACGTTTCACCCGGCAGTCCCAAGGGTCAGTTCCTGAACCCAGAAATCTAG
- a CDS encoding NCS2 family permease → MLNKLYRLSENGTTIGRELQAGATTFTAMAYILAVNPAILSAAGMPQPALITVTALTAAVSTLLMGFLTNYPLALAPGMGINAYFAFTICLGLGVSWQSALGLVFVNGVIFLALSVTGVREKIIAAIPHQLKLAITCGIGLFIAFIGLKNGGIVVSSPATFVTHGDFGSPAVLLCFGGILLTAVLVARKIPGAIILSILAVTAVGLFVSDGKGGTVTRMPDALFSLPASPAPTLFQLNFDLLLSDFGKALPIILTLLLVDMFDNIGTLIGVTQRAGLLDKNGKLPKAGRALVADSIAAILSSLFGTSTVVSYIESASGVEAGGRTGLTGATTAVLFLLALFLTPVILAIPAAATAPALVIVGIFMFESVAEMKLNDFTLTAPTFLIIAGIPLSFSIAEGIGLGLIAYAVLFLATGRAREGSPLTYVLALIFGLHLIKALLGGLF, encoded by the coding sequence ATGCTGAACAAGCTCTACCGTCTCTCCGAGAACGGCACCACCATCGGCCGCGAACTGCAGGCCGGCGCCACGACTTTCACCGCGATGGCCTACATCCTCGCGGTCAACCCGGCCATCCTCTCCGCCGCCGGCATGCCACAGCCCGCGCTCATCACGGTCACCGCGCTCACCGCCGCCGTGAGCACGCTGCTGATGGGTTTTCTCACGAACTACCCGCTGGCGCTCGCACCCGGCATGGGCATCAACGCCTACTTCGCGTTCACCATCTGCCTGGGGCTCGGCGTGTCGTGGCAGTCGGCCCTCGGCCTGGTGTTCGTCAACGGCGTCATCTTTCTCGCGTTGTCCGTCACCGGCGTGCGCGAGAAGATCATCGCCGCCATCCCGCACCAGCTGAAGCTCGCCATCACCTGCGGCATCGGCCTCTTCATCGCCTTCATCGGCCTGAAAAACGGCGGCATCGTCGTCTCCAGCCCGGCCACCTTCGTCACGCACGGCGACTTCGGCAGCCCGGCCGTGCTGCTCTGCTTCGGCGGCATTCTGCTCACCGCCGTGCTCGTGGCCCGCAAAATTCCCGGCGCGATCATCCTTTCGATCCTCGCGGTCACCGCGGTCGGTCTCTTCGTCTCCGACGGCAAGGGCGGCACCGTCACGAGGATGCCGGACGCGCTCTTCTCGCTGCCGGCCTCGCCGGCCCCGACGCTGTTCCAGCTCAACTTTGACCTCCTGCTGAGCGACTTTGGCAAGGCCCTGCCGATCATCCTCACGCTCCTGCTCGTGGACATGTTCGACAACATCGGCACGCTGATTGGCGTCACCCAGCGCGCCGGCCTGCTCGACAAGAACGGCAAGCTGCCCAAGGCCGGCCGCGCCCTCGTGGCCGACTCCATCGCCGCCATCCTCAGCTCGCTCTTCGGCACCTCGACGGTCGTCAGCTACATCGAGTCCGCCTCCGGCGTCGAGGCCGGCGGCCGCACCGGCCTGACCGGTGCCACCACGGCGGTGCTGTTCCTCCTCGCACTGTTTCTCACGCCGGTGATCCTCGCGATCCCCGCCGCCGCCACCGCGCCGGCCCTGGTGATCGTGGGCATCTTCATGTTCGAGTCGGTGGCCGAGATGAAGCTCAACGACTTCACGCTCACGGCGCCGACCTTCCTGATCATCGCCGGCATCCCGCTGAGCTTCAGCATCGCCGAGGGCATCGGCCTCGGCCTCATCGCCTACGCCGTGCTCTTCCTTGCCACCGGTCGCGCCCGGGAAGGCTCGCCCCTCACCTACGTGCTCGCCCTGATCTTCGGCCTCCACCTGATCAAGGCGCTGCTCGGCGGGTTGTTCTGA